The following coding sequences lie in one Cyanobacterium sp. Dongsha4 genomic window:
- a CDS encoding STAS domain-containing protein yields MTVSLRGTREVRNNCQIFHLIGQLDAFSEPTFQKIISGYISEKANKIVLDLSQIDFIDSSGLGALVRIAKQVENVKGKMQIVTNPRVTQTVKMVRLEKFLKLQNSLDEALKNV; encoded by the coding sequence CTGACTGTTAGTCTTAGAGGGACTCGTGAAGTCAGAAATAATTGTCAAATCTTTCATCTCATTGGTCAACTAGACGCATTTTCTGAGCCAACTTTTCAGAAAATCATTTCTGGATATATTTCAGAGAAAGCTAATAAAATTGTCCTTGATTTATCTCAAATCGATTTTATTGATAGCTCTGGACTAGGTGCGTTAGTACGCATTGCCAAACAAGTTGAGAATGTGAAAGGAAAAATGCAAATTGTTACTAATCCTAGAGTTACCCAGACTGTGAAAATGGTAAGATTAGAGAAGTTTCTTAAATTACAGAACTCTCTTGATGAGGCTTTAAAAAATGTGTAA
- a CDS encoding Mini-ribonuclease 3 — translation MSKLVFESDDISKILSQVSPDALAYIGDAVYELYVRTSYLLPSKKIADYHHVVVSKVRAESQATYLQTIYPLLNDIEKDWVRRGRNAVNKSPRRLPLQTYQAASGFETLLGYLYISEPERLEFLLSHLTDVTQKYN, via the coding sequence TTGTCTAAATTGGTATTTGAAAGTGATGACATTTCTAAAATCTTGTCGCAAGTTTCTCCTGATGCTCTAGCTTATATTGGTGATGCTGTTTATGAGCTATATGTTCGAACCTCCTACTTATTGCCGTCCAAAAAAATAGCAGACTACCATCATGTTGTCGTCAGTAAAGTCAGGGCAGAGTCTCAGGCAACATATTTACAAACTATTTATCCTCTTCTCAACGACATAGAAAAAGACTGGGTGCGTAGGGGTAGAAATGCGGTTAATAAATCTCCTCGTCGTTTACCGTTACAAACCTATCAAGCGGCTAGTGGTTTTGAAACGCTTTTGGGTTATTTGTATATTTCTGAACCAGAAAGATTAGAATTTCTTTTATCTCATTTAACTGACGTTACGCAAAAATATAATTAA